Genomic window (Falco cherrug isolate bFalChe1 chromosome 4, bFalChe1.pri, whole genome shotgun sequence):
ATGCCAATACATAAATGGGATCTTAAGGCTGAGAACTTTATAACTGATCTTAATATAGTAACTTTTTAATGAGTTTATAAAAATTCCCAAGTAAAATTTGGATCAACtttacttttccatttgctCTGAGCACAAACTATCATGTAGTAGAGCACACTGTGCTGGCTTCAGAGATCTGCTTGTGAGGGAACAAGTGTCTACTCAGttccagggaaaaaagcatcagGCTAGCACCATTTCACACTATAATATAAAGGGTGACCCTCCAATTCCTAATGATTTTATGGAATGTGTTACAGATTCCTTTAAATTCTCTGGGTGACAGAATGATCATGTTTATTTGTGAGACTGGAACCCTTTCTTTGTAGCATTCAAGAAACAAAAGTCTTGTTTACAATGGAGAGCTGAAGTGCCACTGAACTGGAATTGTGTGAAAGCTGGAAGACAAAGTCTGTGGCTGCAGTAGTGCCAAACAGCAATTCTCTTTCATATTTGATGCCCCTCAGAAGTTGTTGGGAGAAGCAGGCATGTCTGTCTTAAATAAGAAGCTCCACACTGGAGTAATCTTGTGGATCCTGTGGTCTGGGGGAAGACTAGTGATGGATGGCCAGCACCTGTGGTGCAGGAGGGCTTAGAGCTGGGCTTCTGCAGATTGGTGGCAGAAATGTAGGATAACTTTAGGGTTAGGTCTGACTGTGCCTGCAAAAATCAGAGCCTGAgctctgatttttatctttgaAAGGCAGAGGTCCATCATCAGACGTGTTTGaaagggtggtggggagggTTTAGTCTAAAGGGcatgtttattttaagatgaaatAGAGTAATATCAGGCAGATCACGCTGTATAGCACAGTAACAGTGGGCTTACTCAGAAGTGTAAACTTTTTTGGAACAGGACATgtctttttaatatgtattaGCATAGCTGTAGCCTAAGCATTGCATATTTTAGAGACACATAATTACACAACCTAAAGAGCAGAAActctcttaatagttttattttgctgtaagtAAGTGTAGCTGGGGACTTGTGGAActgttttagaaaaacaaaccacttaTATCTTCACTTAATAGCACTAGTAACTGTTCAAAATAACTGAAAGCAGCCAGTTAAGGACAACTGACTTTCTTCTTACTATAGCCTACCTCTGAAGTTAAAAGGTGTGGAACACATTGTGTTAAGACCATGAAATTTTTATACTGAGATGTTTTATTGACTCCTTGAGTATTATTTTGCACCAAGCAAAATGAAGAAGAGCATTCCGAAAGGTTGTAAACTAACGAAACACATGCAGTGTGCCACCAGATTTATGAaggcagcaaaaaagaaatgttgagaTAGCTGAAGATAAGCCCTGGAATTGTTTAACAGAAATAGTACAAGGTAGTTATTTAAGGCAGACTTGTTTGCTAGCCAAGAGGATTGCTCCCTGCACTGTAACAcaaaggttttttttggtaTCAACATGAAAAACATGGTTTTGGCAGCTTCagctttcacatttaaaaagtGGGTTTTCCCCTTGTTAGAGCTGTCCTGccttgtttgtattttcagtctAATACACTAATAATTGAAGTATCCTTATTGTACAcagtaatgtatttttacaagCAGATAACAGACTAGCATACCTCATGATCTTTGCCAGTGTTAAATGTGCCAGACTATAGACATCCGATACTGAAGTCATCTCCAAAGTGAAGACCTTACGCCTAGTATCTGGACTGCCGTGAGGCTCACAAAGGCACAACAGAACGAAGACATCTTAACCATAAAGCTCAATAACTAGGATTGACTTTTGTTAAAATTGCATGCACTACTCTGTATGGAAACTTTGTAAACAgagatgaaataaaacatgtttattttgtgCTGCTTGTCCTTGACCGTTTTTACAGGATGCTTTCACATGAATCACTGTGCAGTTTTGTATTCAACTGTTAGCTTGGAAGTGCTGAAACACAGTTCTACAGTAATCTGCATATGTAAGCCTGACTTAAAGGTATGTGCAATTACCAAATTGCAAGAAATACAGTACAACCTGTCACGTGTTTATATACTGTTATTGGTACCATGTAATTGTTTTGTGGGGCCGAAGCTACAATGATTCAGAAGGTTTTTTGACCACATGCAGAGAGCAGGAGTGTTTGAGGTGTTAAGAGGAAGTATATAGCAGCACTGGACTTTGAAGCATAATGGACTCGCTGGCTAGAATTTGCTGGAAGTTGATAAATCTAGGCACAGTTTGCCTTTTTGTGgctttaagggaaaaaaaaaaaaaaaaaaggaagaccatTCAGGAAATTGTCTTAcgagtagctttttttttcttgaaggagAATAAAGGTAATCGTGAGGCATATCTTTTAAATGCTAACTTAAGTGTTCTTCAGTGCTGGTAACTCTCTGCCTTGATCAGTGCTGCTCAGAGCTGCACTATCAGCTGCAGAAGTTCTGTCTTGTTAATGAGACTTCCAAGTGTTTGAGTGGtaactaaaaaaattaagaaaattcagGCTTTAGTTTGAACCTGGAGTGGCATTATCATTTGGCAGTCTTCAGGTGGTACAAGATGGAAatcagcagaaatgtttttacacCACTTTCTACAAATTGTGGAATTCTGGACTGCTTCTAAGATTAACTTTGGCAACCATGATCTTGGTTTTGCCACAACCTTATACATGCTGGCATGAGTAGGAAGGAAATAGGGCTCTGGTCATTCTGTCTTTCCTcgttctgttttctttctacgCAGTGTTGACTGTAATGCTTTGTAAAACTGGTGCCAAAAAACCTGGGTTTTTAActtagtttatttttcacttcaatTATTCTAGTTGTAGCTGTAAGAAAACTTGAGACAAGGTTGTCTGTACTATATGAACCTGCTTGTTCCCATTTCCAAGAGCTGTTAGCTCTTGTTTCTCATTGAAGTACCTTGATCATCCAGCCCTGAGGAAAAACAACTGCATAACTTGAGACGTCAGGCTGATGCTTCATTTTTTGTAGCAGCTTTGTATTTTCCCCTCATCTCTTTGGGCAGTGGCACAAAAGCAGGGCAGGGGACTTGGCCTTCAATTTCACACATGCATTCTCGCAGATGATACTTCCTGGGCCCAAAAGTTGCTGGATGtgacagtttttttctttccctttcctctttttcaagCGTTTCTCTGGAAAAGAGATCCATTTGTTGCCATCAGAAGCCTGGACAGCAttatttcctctcccctctctggACCCAGGCTACCAGAAAGATGGAGTGACAGTTCCTAGCTCCTGTCAGGTttggctgggaggagcagcGTTTCTGTGTACTTGAAAAAAGCTTGCAGGGATGGTGTGTGACGCATGCGAGGCTGTACGTTAACCCAAGCGCTACTTACTTGCTTTTCCCCAAGATTTTCCTAATGTGCTCGGTTAtctctttgctggttttatccTCCACGTCGACCAGGACTTGTTCTCCGCTCTCTGCCAGGGAAGATTCGCAGCGGAGCGTCAGGCGGTGCCCGCTGCCCCCTCGGTTCCGCACCGGCCGCCGGCGCGCGCCCCTCCGCCGCGGCGAACGAGCCAGGGCGCGCGCGGCCCGGGGGCAGCGGGCCCCGAGGCGAGCGCGAggggccgccccgcgcctgGGGGTCCGGCACGCGGAACCGGCGCGCGGGGGGAGGGGCCCGGGGCGCAGGCGCCGGCCGCACCTACCCAGGTAGAAGCGGAGGAAGGGCGAGGGGGTCATGTTCCTGAGCAGCAGGATCTGCACCCAGGGGTTCCTGTACTGGATCTGGGGGACGCTGAAGAACACGAACCTcctgggaaggggaggagaaacAGGCGAGCGCGAGCCGCGGCGTCTCCGAGGGCGGCGCCACCCCCCGCGCTCCCGCCGGCTCACCTCGCCCCCGCGCTCCGCTCCCCCGCCGTGTTGTAGTTCACGGTCATCACCTTCACCGAGCTCTTGAAGACGATGTCGCCCTGGCTGAGGTACTGCAGCGTCCGCCGGATGGGGAACCGGCCCTTCATCAGCATGGCGGCTGCGGGGCCACGCGCGGCTGCCTGCCGGCCGGAAGCAGCGGGAAGCACCGCCCCGCGCGCGCACCGCGGTTTCcccccggcgggggcggggcggggcggggcgctgCCTCACGCGCCGTGCGCAAGTGGCGCCCAGGCCCCGCGGGGGCGCGCGGCGCCGGATCCCGGCCGCAGCCGGCCCCGAGCGCGCGCTTCGGGAGGCgaggcggcgggcgcgggggcgTCGAGGCCGGGACAGGCGGGCGCGGGGGCGTCGAGGCCGGGACAGGCGGGCGCGGGGGCGTCGAGGCCGGGACAGGCGGGCGCGGCGCCCGGAGCGAGCAGTGCCGCTCGGCAGCAACCGCGGGAAGCGGCGGACAGGGAGATGacccgggcgcggcgggggccgaGCTCCGCTTCTGTTGCTGCCGTTTGTAGTAACGGCATGCCTTGATGCAAATTACATTTATGAGACATGCTGTTAGCAAGGGGTATTTTTTGTTAGGGGCTTCGCCCCCTCCCATTAACTTTCATTTAAGCAGGTTAAAAAAGCGACTTAATTTAATACATTATTTGGCACGGCCTGAATGAATGTACGTTTTTGTCTGTAACgtggcaggcagctctgtgaaatgcaaaacatgcattttgtgCTTAAGAAAAATTTGCCCAACTCGATGCACAGGGCACACACATGCTCTGAAACAAGTCCTGCGTGACTTTCCGTTGGTGCATACTGACCTTGACTATCAAGCGCTTTTCAAAATGCctgttgtttcctttctggCTGTTCTGCAGAGGATAGTATAACAAATGGAGTGTTGTGTGGCGTAGACACTGTTCCAGTTGGCAAGAAGAACAACCTTCTCAAACTTGGGCAACAAGACCTGGTTCACAGTAGGCCGCTGAATGAGAAGgacttccctccctcccctgcttAGTTCTCTCTAGACACCAGGATTCAACAGCTGAAACCTAAAGCCTGGTGACCCTCCTTTCTGCTGAGTGAAACCTCTAAGTTGTACAGTTTCTAAGAGCAGCAACAAGAAACTCAGGTAACGATATCTCTTCTCCATATACATACATGGAGGATGCATTTACTGTTCGCAATAGAGTCCAAATTCATTACCTCTATTATAAACTGTGTGTGAAGGGAACTAAAACCAGACCCAATGAATTGCCTTATTTTATAACCTGGGGATCAGGAAGGAACGACCAGGTAAAAGTAAACACAAAGCATTTCCTAGTAATAGCTATCTATCTAtctcctccaaaaaaacccacaaaactaaaaccagaagGCTAAAGAAGATGAATTAAAACCTTTAGGAAAAGGTCCTTCTCCTAGAAGTAGCTGCCTGGTGTCAGTAAGGTTCATGGGATTTATCTTCCATTTTAGGCCCAATTAAATCACTCTTAAGATAATCACTGtagtgaaaggaaaacactttcTCCCCTCAAATTATGTATTTGGCTTAAACACCTAATGTTTAAGAAGAAATGAAGTGAACTTAAAACAAAACTCAAGAATGCATTTATATTTGTAGTTCTCTTTAATGATATAAACCTCATTTAGGTAGTAGTAGTAAGCCACAACAATATAATGCCACatttaaacagcatttaataaaatgcataaCCTAAATCATGCACTGCAATACTCTATATACAAACACAACAATGCAAATTCCTCTTCATGACTGAAGACGTTGTTTAGATATAAAACAGGgattaagaaaaagaacatgctgttattttttaatgatatcACACATAACAATGctgatttcagaaaagcagctgtgagaAATTAACaatttttgcaatatttttaacttGACATTAAAATATAGTAACATAAACAATAGTTTTCTTGATTATAACAAACAGAGACTTCCAGAAAATACCCCAAGGAATGAAGAGTAGATCACTGCTTTTATAaaaatttgctggttttgtagGAGCTCAGAACATCCTGGTATGCCAAATAGATACAACACTTagacaaaatgcagtttttcagttATGGAACTGTTTGAACACTGACTTGCAATGTACTTTGGCATACAGATTAGTTATTAAGAATATTCCCACATTCAATGTCGTTTCCATATCTGAGATTTTTAACATACATGCTTTAAGTAACGTGCTTTCTTCTTAAAGAATAtccttttaatttgaaatttattCAGTCTTATTTTTAACCCACAAccagcaaaaatactttttaatggACCTGTGTCCTCTTATCATTTATCTAAGATCATTAAAAAATGTACGAGAAGCCAGTTATTCAGGGGTGTTAGATACCTGGCAGTAGGTATGCTTCTCAGACTTTTGCCTTCTGTGATAAAATAGAGAGAGCTGATTTCACATTGTACAGTTTCCACATAATACTACAACAGAGCCTTTATTGCCGCTTAAATCTGAGCATGTTTTGTCCTTCAGAATACAAACAATTCAACATGTATATAAAACAAGtacacaattttaaaatacccttttttctaaactgacaatttaattttgaaacagattAAATCCTGATCAGTACCCCATTTGGCTTCccaatctttaaaaatgttactgcaGTACGATGACGTTAATAGATATTCAGGTTTCCATTCAGCCTCTAataaagaggaaagcaaacattACTCAAACAGCACTGATTGTCAAGACAGCAATGAAGAACCATCTGTCACAGGAATTCCTGCCATTAATTTAAGtaattttcctgctgaaaatCTCAAAAATAAGGTTTGAAACAAAAGCTTACTACAAATGCTTAGTAAACAATATAGTAAGAAACAGAGAGCATTCTTAGCATTTTCCACAGCAAAGACTTCACGAGCAGAAGGCCTGACCCCAAGAGACTTGTGCTTTTGTTTAATGCAGCTTCTTGCACGCTTATTTTAATTGGTGTCTCCTTGCCTGCTTAAACATACACACATCTTTGCCCCGTTGAGTACAAAAGGTAGAAATAAATGCCCAGAAAATTCcacttcacatttttaatatgaCAGAAACAAGAGTTGCTGAACTACTCCCCCACGCAGTCTGTGAAATGCTCAATAGAATTACTTTACAAAAGGCTTCCTTTGTAACTTAAATcatcagaagggaaaaggaacaAGAACTACTTATATTTTGATAATTTAGATGTTTGAATACTCCCTATGAGTAATAAGTTGTCTTACTGCAAGTCCAACTTCATAAATGCTCCATGTGTCCAGCTCCCACGTGAACAATGGGaacttcacacacacactgaaagATCCGCACAGATAACAGTTTCAGGAAAGGACAGAACATGAAAACTGACACTAGTCTGACAGCTAAATGAACTAACCAGCTTTGTTTAGTTTAAGTAGACCTTAATAAAGAGAATAACCGTGGGAAATGAATATACTAATTGAAATGCATCGTGAAGATCCTGAGTAAGTCTTGATGCTTGCTAAGAAATAAACTAACTGTAATCTCCCTCTTATTTGGTTACCGCTGtaacaaaaatgttgttttattgAAGAGAGGACATAGTCACATAGTCTTTGTTTAATTAACGGTTTGGTTTCATGGTTATAATTACGGCAATATGAGCATTGATTTTTTCAACAACATCCACTGCATCCTATTCTGTGTGCAACAGTTCAGTGATAAAGGGCAACTTGGTTCTCTTCCGATTAGTCCCTGCTGAACACTTGGAAAAAATCAATCTCTTACCAAgtttcactgcaaaataaaaatttacaaaaaagtCTCTCAGAAGCTGGAAAGAGAATGATTACGTACTGAAAACAGGGAAGTATTTTCTAtgactgtatttatttattgttgttAACATACATTATATGTTTGATTAACTATTCACTGGCAGAATTCTACGCGTCAAATGAGAAAAGGTAAAGGGAGTAACGTAAAAACCAGAAGATTGACAGAATATACTTGTCAGTTCTGAACAGAAAATGCTAAATTCAGGCTGAGTTTAGAAAAAGGTGCAAAGCTCTGAAATTCATGAGGATTCACCTGCTTAAACAAGGCTTATTTTGGactaagaaattaaaactagGAAGCTCTGGATCAACAAATGAATGAAAAGCTTTAACATACAGAATGGTATGAATGCACAGCTACATAtctgtacatatatacatacactaCACCTTTTTATACACTGTACATAATATATTTAGACGGATAGGTATAAACATATACattcatacacacatacatacaacTATGTACATATGCATTAGCTGCTTGAGGTTTAGACTTGAACACGCAGAAATGCACAACAGTGGGAGGCACAAAATAAAGATATGCAAAAATCTATCAAACCCTTTAAAAAGGATGAGGACAGGCATGAATTTAACAATAGTAAGCCACTTTCAAAGCATTGATGTAACTCAGACAATAAAACAGGCTGTGGGAATTACAGAACATTATGACAGTATCTGTGAAGAACTTGGCATGACTCCACAACAAAAAAGCTCTGTAATAAGGTAATTCTGGGGCTTGATGTTTTCCAAGTCTAATATTATTTAGACTTAGAGCACTTAAACTTTATGAAGAATTTTCCTTTATCTTGCAACCTCAGTATAAATaatgttctgaatttttttgcaCAAATAACTTCCCATATAATGTTGACAACACTGACTACAGCAGAAGCAGGGTTGTAGCATTATCTAGCAAGAGGGGTTATGACATTTTTCATCAAACAATAAGCCTGAACTTAGTTCAGGAAACTTTACTGTTAAAATGAGTCAGGAACTTTAGAATTAAGAGGTgcaaaaagtaaatgttttcattttctcccctttgccATGCCCTCTTGTAATGTTTCATATCAAGCTGTTctttaaactaattttctgtcATTCAGGATCAGTAGAAGCTGGCAATTCGTCCTTCCTCTGCCCCTTACTCTTGTCTACAGGGTGAACATGGCCTCATTTTGTCGATTCTCCCTGGATATACGGAGGCATTAGGACTGCAGATGTGTGCTGCTCTCGCAGCAGGCCCATGCTTATCATCAGAGCAAACCACCGCAGTAGCTGTCCTGGCTGTTGTATGGTAGCGTGGCAAACTACCATGACAGATGGGAACCTACTTGTTTGCCTgctatttctgtgtttctctgaTGGGCAAGTGTAGTTGAAAAAGAACCATCTTCAGTATCTTGGATGAAATCATTCGGGAGTCTGCAGAAGCCCTGCATACTATACACAAGAATGAAATCACTGAAGTTTTAGTCTCTGCCAAAGAAGAAACAGTCAGGAAACTGGTTTCGCCTGGAAGCTTCAGCCCTGACTTGTTTTCCCTATTACACCTCAGAATATGCCCTCTGCCAAAGGGTACTATAATGATAACGCAGAGCCAGCTGTATTCAACATAGAAGTCTTGAGTCAGTGCTGTTGACTAGAGGTGTTGCAGCTGCCCTGAGGGCCAAGGGCTTCAGTCAATGATAAAAAAAAGACTTGGCAAAAGATACCAAGTAATCAGTGGTGACCAACAATAGTTTCTTGCCCCAGAGTGCTCTGAAAACTAAGCTTCCTTAACAACTAACATTTTTGGGCATCTAAAATAAAGGCTTGTATGATCTCTTTGAAGGATCTCTCCttggagatttattttttcctcttctaccAGGTCCATGCCAGAGTAACTCCACCTGGCACCAAAAGCATTGTATCTGATTTACAAACCATGTAAATAGGCAGAGAAAGATTACTTTTGCACACGGTCTCAGTTCAGCATCTCTTTAGTTCAGTGTAAGGAAATCAATGGAAGTGAAGTAGTAGTCCTTCTTTCCCTTGCcacaaatgcaataaaaatcattattacAAAGTTAACCCAAAATGCTCCTACACAATTGTTGACCGCTGTTCTTTTTATCTGCAAGATTCAAATCCAGTTCCTTCTCAAAAGTTAGAAAACCAATGAAGCACATTGAGAAGGAACATTACTCTGCTTCATGACCACCCCCTGCATGCCACAGTTTCAGTCAGCATAGAATTCTAACATTTGTCTGAATGAATTATTACCAATATACACATATGCTCAAGTGCACATAGATATAATCAGATAGTTTATCACTGTATTTCTACTGagttaaataatttcatttcaagagcagcagaaacaggacTCGAAAATCTTGGAGAGTGGATTTTAGGCACCAAGTAGAGGATCAGTGAGATGACACTTTTCTTAGAATCACTTTCAGTGACCCCTTGATTCCTAGTTCTGTAAACAGAAGTTTGGCATTGAAATTTGGcctttatgaaaacaaaaactattTCCATACttaagaaacagtttttcaatAATTGTTACCATAATAAAAAACTCTCCCGCCCCATATTCATAAGCAAAAGTTTGCacttgcaaagaagaaacaaaattaaattaatttaaaagtaaagctAGTAAGATTAGCCTGTTACCATCTTCCAGTTACTGGCAGAGGCGATGAAACAAACCTCGGAAATGAAAAGAACTACATCAgcactgcagtattttctgcagAGATAGTTTCAAAACATGGAGTTGGACCAGATgttcagaggtcccttccaacctcaaccagtCTGTGATTACACTTGGAATTTAGCACAAAGAAGCCCTACTGCGGTGGAGAACagggtttatatttttatgtagcAGTGTTTTAAGTGATTCCTTTCAGTGTCTCTCCATCATATGCCAAATCTGGCTCATTTTTGTAACAGCCCTTGAGCAGCTGTTACAAAACAGCTTGTGTTGTTTTGATATTAATATCAAAAATAACTTCTCTTGAGTGAGAAAGATTAGGTTATTCATCACATCTATCTAATTATTTATAGCTAATATTCCAATATGCAAAAAAATTTAGATTCTGAGTAATTCTTAAGCTCTAGGATATACCATATGCTCTCCACATTTCTACAGTCCAAACTATTAGTCATAAGTGGAATCCTAACAGTGTACAGTTAGAGAAAGTACTTTTTGTTAATGGCATAAGGACTAAATTATCTTGGTTCTGACAAATGCAAGCCAGCAAATCATGCTGATGATGCTATATAAAGAGAGACTTTACAGCTTTTAGGTGGTAATATCAGAATCTTCAGTATGGAACATTTCACCTATTAAATGCATGCACAATAAACCAACCCTAGATATGGATTGCATTGTTGTTACTTCATTAACACAAATTAATAGTTTGTCCCTAAAGTCCTGGAAACTATTGGCAGAGTATGTGACTGCTAGAGATGGATGAAGGATATCATTATGTGGTCTTGCATTTG
Coding sequences:
- the MRPS25 gene encoding 28S ribosomal protein S25, mitochondrial codes for the protein MLMKGRFPIRRTLQYLSQGDIVFKSSVKVMTVNYNTAGERSAGARRFVFFSVPQIQYRNPWVQILLLRNMTPSPFLRFYLESGEQVLVDVEDKTSKEITEHIRKILGKSKETLEKEERERKKLSHPATFGPRKYHLRECMCEIEGQVPCPAFVPLPKEMRGKYKAATKNEASA